From Shewanella yunxiaonensis, the proteins below share one genomic window:
- a CDS encoding M14 family metallopeptidase gives MKIQKLLPVLSLVSAINFAVDAAPVTPLTSPVTTFAMWPGAQYASNIPTVKQVLGYDLGERITNDDDMLRYFDALAKAAPDRIKIFNYGQSWEGRQLIYAVIGKPATIAHLDQYAAEMQALADPRKTSEKQAQALIDKLPSSVWLEHSVHGNEISSTDAAMMTAYHLLASQNDAVIDKIFANTLVFIDPLQNPDGRNRFVNYYYQTVGMVPSSDRLSVEHNEPWPQGRSNHYLFDMNRDWLAITQPETAGRMKAMLHYHPNIVIDLHEMEGDSSYFFVPAANPFNPHMSKAQIANNTLVGKNNAKYFDRFGFDYFTHEVFDAFYPGYGDSWPTFFGASAATYEVASARGDWFRTATGKTITFPQTVQKHFVASISTAEMAADNRKKLLTDFYQYQQHAIEAGKDDSKERTFIIPGVRDAAGSHKLANLMARHGVEVKQADKPFSACGKDYPAGAYFIDTAQPRGRFVKTTFTKQVDMDQDFLKEQERRRARKLNDEIYDVTAWSLPLMFNIDTDACGKTVDVASHQLTVDAPLVGKVTHADAKVAYLVPWGDMAAGRFLTAALQAGLTIKSADKAFVTGDNTHYPAGSLIVEVKANPDNVADLVSKIAHDTGAQVTGVDSSWVSEGPSFGSENTVTMTAPNVAIAWDEPVSSLSAGSARFVVEQEFHWPVTAIRSDKLASANLSHYQVLILPSGDYTAALGKNGAANLKAWVAQGGVLITLADATRFATQPDISLLDVKQELAYQAPKEGEDKAASEAEAKDDKDNQDNRVPGQLIKSKAELITSIENDKETPDNVAGVLANVEVDQEHWLTAGVNPQVVSMVTGHDIYTPIKLASGKNVAWFADEKHLLASGYLWQENLKQLAYKPFLIYQPTGKGMVIGYTEDPTSRAYLDGLNVMLMNTIFRAAAHATPLR, from the coding sequence ATGAAGATACAGAAACTCTTACCCGTGCTATCGCTGGTAAGCGCCATCAATTTTGCCGTTGATGCAGCACCGGTTACCCCACTGACTTCGCCAGTTACAACCTTTGCCATGTGGCCAGGTGCACAATACGCCAGCAATATTCCTACAGTAAAACAAGTACTTGGTTATGATCTTGGCGAGCGCATCACCAATGATGATGACATGCTGCGTTACTTTGATGCACTGGCAAAAGCGGCTCCAGACCGGATCAAAATCTTCAATTACGGCCAGAGCTGGGAAGGGCGCCAATTAATTTATGCGGTGATTGGCAAACCGGCAACCATCGCGCATTTAGATCAATATGCCGCAGAGATGCAGGCATTGGCCGATCCCCGCAAAACCAGCGAAAAGCAGGCGCAAGCGCTAATCGACAAACTGCCCTCTTCCGTGTGGCTGGAACACAGCGTGCACGGTAATGAAATCAGCAGCACCGACGCCGCCATGATGACCGCGTATCACCTGCTGGCATCACAAAACGATGCCGTGATAGACAAGATTTTCGCCAACACGCTGGTGTTTATTGACCCGCTGCAAAACCCCGATGGTCGCAACCGTTTCGTGAACTATTACTACCAGACGGTGGGGATGGTACCGAGCAGCGATCGCTTAAGCGTCGAACATAATGAACCCTGGCCCCAGGGCCGCAGCAACCACTACCTGTTTGATATGAACCGCGACTGGCTGGCCATCACCCAGCCAGAAACCGCTGGCCGCATGAAAGCGATGCTGCATTATCATCCCAACATCGTGATCGATCTGCATGAGATGGAAGGCGATTCCAGTTACTTCTTTGTGCCTGCCGCCAACCCATTTAACCCGCATATGAGCAAAGCGCAGATTGCCAACAACACCCTGGTCGGCAAAAACAACGCCAAGTATTTTGATCGCTTCGGCTTTGATTACTTCACCCATGAAGTGTTTGACGCTTTCTATCCGGGCTATGGCGATAGCTGGCCGACCTTCTTCGGCGCGTCTGCCGCCACCTATGAAGTAGCCTCCGCACGCGGCGACTGGTTCCGCACCGCTACCGGCAAAACCATCACCTTCCCGCAAACGGTGCAGAAGCACTTTGTCGCGTCTATTTCCACCGCGGAAATGGCCGCCGACAACCGTAAGAAACTGCTGACCGATTTTTATCAGTATCAGCAGCACGCCATAGAAGCCGGTAAAGATGACAGCAAAGAGCGTACCTTTATCATTCCGGGGGTGCGTGATGCCGCCGGTAGTCATAAGCTAGCGAACTTGATGGCGCGCCACGGCGTAGAGGTCAAACAGGCCGACAAACCATTCAGCGCCTGTGGTAAAGATTATCCAGCGGGCGCCTACTTTATTGATACCGCCCAACCACGAGGCCGTTTTGTGAAAACCACCTTCACTAAGCAGGTGGATATGGACCAGGATTTTCTGAAAGAGCAGGAACGCCGTCGCGCCCGTAAACTCAACGATGAAATCTATGATGTGACTGCATGGTCATTGCCGCTGATGTTTAATATCGATACCGATGCCTGTGGCAAAACCGTGGATGTTGCCAGCCATCAATTAACGGTCGACGCACCTTTGGTGGGCAAAGTCACTCATGCCGATGCCAAAGTCGCTTATCTGGTGCCGTGGGGAGATATGGCGGCGGGACGTTTCCTGACCGCAGCGCTGCAAGCAGGTTTAACCATTAAAAGTGCCGATAAAGCCTTTGTCACTGGCGACAACACTCACTATCCAGCGGGCTCGCTGATTGTGGAAGTGAAAGCCAACCCAGACAATGTGGCCGACCTCGTCAGCAAAATTGCCCATGACACAGGTGCGCAGGTGACCGGCGTTGACAGCAGTTGGGTCAGCGAAGGGCCAAGCTTTGGTAGCGAAAACACCGTCACCATGACCGCACCCAACGTCGCCATCGCCTGGGATGAACCGGTCAGTTCACTGAGCGCCGGGAGTGCCCGCTTTGTGGTAGAACAGGAATTCCACTGGCCAGTCACCGCTATCCGCTCTGACAAATTGGCGAGTGCTAACCTGAGCCATTATCAGGTGTTGATCCTGCCATCTGGCGATTACACCGCGGCACTCGGTAAAAATGGCGCGGCCAACCTGAAAGCCTGGGTCGCACAGGGCGGCGTATTGATCACGCTGGCCGATGCCACTCGCTTTGCCACCCAGCCGGATATCAGCTTGCTGGACGTGAAACAGGAACTGGCCTACCAAGCTCCGAAAGAAGGTGAAGACAAGGCAGCATCTGAGGCAGAAGCCAAGGATGACAAAGACAATCAGGATAACCGCGTACCGGGACAACTGATCAAATCAAAAGCCGAGCTGATTACCTCCATCGAAAATGACAAGGAAACACCGGATAACGTCGCTGGCGTGCTGGCCAATGTCGAAGTAGATCAGGAGCATTGGTTAACCGCCGGGGTTAATCCACAAGTTGTCTCTATGGTCACCGGCCATGATATCTACACCCCAATCAAACTGGCTTCCGGTAAAAACGTCGCCTGGTTTGCCGATGAAAAACATCTGCTCGCCAGTGGTTATCTGTGGCAGGAAAATCTGAAACAGCTCGCCTACAAACCATTTTTGATTTATCAGCCAACCGGTAAAGGCATGGTCATTGGCTACACCGAAGACCCCACCAGCCGCGCCTATCTCGATGGTCTCAACGTCATGCTGATGAACACCATCTTCCGCGCCGCCGCCCACGCCACACCGCTACGGTAA
- a CDS encoding DHA2 family efflux MFS transporter permease subunit, with translation MNNYQFRPQNLALATLGLSLATFMQVLDTTIANVALPTIAGNLGVSSDQSTWVITSFAVCNAIALPLTGWVSRTIGETKLFLGSVIMFAITSFLCGMAHSMNELILFRALQGFFSGPLFPMSQTLMMAIFPRDKRGLALALIGMVTVVAPIVGPITGGWITDNYSWRWIFYINVPIGIFAALVVFLQLRERPEDTVRNPIDFGGLSLLVIGVGALQIMLDKGNDLDWFSSSFIVSLGLISLVSLVAFVIWELTSDHPIVNLSLFRDRNFTTGTIALVFGYAAFFAIALILPQWLQINMGYTAIWAGLAAAPMGIIPLLTSPLIGKYAHKFDLRLLVTGSFIVIGASCFMRAGFNLQVDFASVALVQLFMGIGVVLFFMPLTTILLSNLEHHEIADGSGLATFLRVLGGSFASSLSIWLWDRREIFHRAQLSENISLLNDKAQHYLQQMGGVTQSNLAQIEQLLQQQAIMMSTIDYFTLLGWMFAGLMVIIWFAKPPFFRSH, from the coding sequence ATGAATAACTATCAGTTCCGGCCGCAGAATCTGGCGCTGGCGACACTCGGGTTGTCGCTGGCGACCTTCATGCAGGTGCTGGATACCACCATTGCCAACGTGGCGTTGCCGACAATTGCCGGTAACCTTGGGGTGTCCTCCGACCAAAGTACCTGGGTGATCACTTCCTTTGCGGTGTGTAATGCGATTGCGTTGCCGCTGACCGGCTGGGTGTCGCGTACCATTGGCGAAACCAAGCTGTTCCTAGGTTCTGTGATCATGTTTGCCATCACCTCTTTTCTTTGTGGTATGGCGCATTCGATGAATGAATTGATCCTGTTCCGGGCATTGCAGGGTTTCTTCTCCGGGCCACTGTTTCCGATGTCGCAAACTTTGATGATGGCGATATTCCCGCGCGACAAACGGGGGTTGGCATTGGCTTTGATTGGGATGGTCACGGTGGTGGCCCCGATTGTCGGGCCGATCACTGGCGGCTGGATCACTGACAATTACTCCTGGCGCTGGATCTTTTACATCAACGTGCCTATCGGCATCTTTGCCGCCCTGGTGGTGTTTTTACAGCTGCGGGAACGCCCGGAAGACACAGTGCGTAATCCCATCGACTTTGGCGGGTTGTCGCTGCTGGTGATCGGGGTGGGCGCGTTGCAGATCATGCTGGATAAAGGCAACGATCTCGACTGGTTTTCATCCAGCTTTATCGTGTCCTTGGGGCTGATATCGCTGGTATCGCTGGTGGCATTTGTGATTTGGGAACTCACCAGTGATCATCCGATCGTCAATCTGTCGCTGTTCCGCGATCGCAACTTTACCACTGGTACCATAGCGTTAGTGTTTGGTTACGCAGCGTTTTTTGCCATCGCGCTGATTTTGCCGCAGTGGTTACAGATCAACATGGGCTATACCGCGATCTGGGCGGGGCTGGCGGCGGCGCCGATGGGTATTATTCCGCTGCTGACTTCGCCGCTTATCGGTAAATATGCCCACAAGTTTGATCTGCGATTGCTGGTGACCGGCTCGTTTATCGTGATCGGCGCATCGTGTTTCATGCGTGCCGGGTTCAATCTGCAAGTAGACTTTGCTTCGGTAGCCTTGGTACAGCTGTTTATGGGCATCGGGGTGGTGCTGTTCTTTATGCCGCTGACCACTATTTTGCTGTCAAATCTGGAACACCACGAGATTGCCGATGGTTCCGGACTCGCTACCTTTCTGCGGGTGCTGGGGGGCAGCTTTGCCTCTTCGCTGAGTATCTGGCTGTGGGATCGCCGAGAGATTTTCCACCGGGCGCAACTGAGCGAAAACATCAGTCTGTTGAACGACAAGGCACAACATTATTTGCAACAGATGGGCGGCGTTACCCAAAGTAATCTGGCGCAGATTGAACAGTTGCTACAGCAACAGGCGATAATGATGTCCACCATCGACTATTTCACCTTGCTCGGCTGGATGTTTGCTGGGCTGATGGTGATTATCTGGTTCGCCAAACCCCCATTCTTTCGCAGTCATTAA
- a CDS encoding efflux RND transporter periplasmic adaptor subunit: MVEQTTEKQSAAVSSAKPSKRKKYLLGLLLVIMGAGLGAYVYQEEYGRFYEETDDAYVQGNLISIAPKIAGSVTQVFADEGDYVEKGQTLVTLDPSDARIALDSAEANLANVVRQTRGLYNDVDNYQAQVQVQQVTYQQALADYQRRVKLAKRNLISEEEVTHYRDSLKAAENQLNAVKQSLNAKLALTEGVTIANHPAIKSAIAQLQNAYLNLQYTKIKAPESGYIAKRAVQVGQQLSVGTALMVVVPLEQVWVDANFKESQMAAMRIGQPVDIVADLYGDNVHFKGHIASLGIGTGSAFALLPEQNATGNWIKIVRRLPVRVVLDDAQQLKQHPLRIGLSTMVTVHLQDENGPLLAQTPVSKPRFSTDIYDDQLQQAHQLVKQILKENGITTDSAVVAETKGN; the protein is encoded by the coding sequence ATGGTTGAGCAAACAACAGAAAAACAGTCGGCCGCAGTATCGTCAGCAAAACCCAGCAAACGTAAAAAATATCTGCTGGGATTGCTGTTGGTGATCATGGGGGCAGGTTTGGGCGCTTACGTTTATCAAGAGGAATATGGCCGTTTTTATGAAGAGACTGATGATGCCTATGTACAGGGCAATCTGATCTCAATTGCGCCGAAGATTGCCGGCAGTGTGACTCAGGTGTTTGCCGATGAAGGCGATTATGTCGAGAAAGGCCAGACCCTGGTGACTCTTGACCCGAGTGACGCCAGAATTGCGCTGGATAGTGCCGAAGCGAATCTGGCCAATGTGGTGCGCCAGACCCGCGGTCTGTATAACGATGTCGACAACTATCAAGCGCAGGTGCAGGTGCAGCAAGTCACTTATCAGCAAGCGCTGGCGGATTATCAACGGCGGGTAAAACTGGCAAAACGGAATCTGATCTCCGAAGAGGAAGTGACCCATTATCGGGACAGTCTGAAAGCAGCCGAGAATCAGTTAAATGCAGTAAAACAGTCACTTAATGCAAAACTGGCATTGACTGAAGGCGTCACTATTGCCAATCATCCGGCCATCAAGAGCGCCATTGCACAGCTACAAAACGCCTATCTCAATCTGCAATACACCAAAATCAAAGCCCCGGAGTCCGGTTACATCGCTAAACGTGCGGTCCAAGTCGGGCAACAACTGTCGGTCGGTACCGCTTTGATGGTGGTGGTGCCGCTGGAACAGGTGTGGGTTGACGCTAACTTCAAAGAAAGTCAGATGGCGGCAATGCGGATCGGTCAGCCAGTGGATATCGTGGCCGATCTGTATGGTGATAATGTGCATTTTAAAGGGCATATCGCCAGTTTGGGGATCGGCACCGGCAGTGCGTTTGCGTTGCTGCCAGAACAAAACGCCACAGGTAACTGGATCAAAATCGTACGGCGGTTGCCGGTGCGAGTAGTGCTAGATGATGCGCAGCAGCTAAAACAACACCCGCTGAGGATTGGGTTGTCAACCATGGTCACGGTACATCTGCAAGATGAAAATGGGCCGTTGCTGGCACAAACCCCAGTCAGCAAACCCCGGTTTAGCACTGATATCTATGACGATCAGTTACAGCAGGCACACCAGCTGGTGAAGCAGATCCTTAAGGAAAATGGTATCACCACGGATAGTGCAGTCGTCGCTGAGACCAAAGGCAACTAA
- a CDS encoding MarR family transcriptional regulator, producing MAYFTASKIEQNPFSLGHLLHLVNQHKDRVLTRHLLPLDITAQQFKVLMLVHRDHVESCSVLSQRLSIDAGATTRMLDRLEQKQLLQRVRDDNDRRKIALQLTESGQALCRQLPELIAQVLNEFTLGLDDQDIAQLESLLRKLLSAGGVLEQQPE from the coding sequence ATGGCATATTTTACCGCAAGCAAAATTGAACAAAATCCGTTTTCACTGGGGCACCTGTTGCACTTAGTGAACCAACATAAAGATCGGGTACTGACAAGGCATCTGCTGCCGCTGGATATCACGGCACAACAATTCAAGGTATTGATGCTGGTCCACCGTGATCATGTTGAGAGTTGCAGCGTGCTCAGTCAGCGGTTATCCATCGACGCGGGTGCCACCACTCGCATGTTAGATCGGCTGGAACAGAAACAGCTATTGCAGCGGGTTCGAGATGATAACGACCGGCGCAAGATAGCCTTGCAACTCACTGAAAGCGGCCAGGCTTTGTGTCGACAACTACCGGAATTGATTGCACAAGTATTGAATGAATTCACCCTGGGATTGGATGACCAGGACATCGCACAGCTAGAGTCGCTGCTGCGCAAACTTTTATCTGCCGGTGGCGTGCTGGAGCAGCAACCGGAATAA
- a CDS encoding S9 family peptidase: MNIYKSLLCVAPMLLSLCGCASSVAPEDTSAKLTLKRIYQDKEFEPQRAPYFRWLDDGSGYTVLEPRDKQAETKPKAGEEEHGVKGSDIVFYKADGSGRQVLVSLEQLTPQGAKEALTIEDYQWSDDGQWLLVFTNGQKVWRSRTRGDFWVLNLKSNKLYQLGGAQPAAKKLMFAKFSPDSKRVAYVQDNNIYLESLGSSKVTQLTHDGSDTLINGHFDWVYEEEFTIKDGFLWSPDSQNIAYWQLDSSGVKLFTMINNTAGLYPTITQFPYPKAGEQNSAVRIGVVNVQDGKTRWAPLPGDNRDRYVPRISWAGTSEAVLIQDVNRPQNTNVLRLFDWQKQQLTTIMTEHDDAFLEWYYPAEWEKDGRHFIWHSERDGWRHLYRVSRDGKSVVDLTPGDYDVVDLLTLNEATNSLYFTASPNHPEARYLFKASLDGSGKVTRITPENFSGNNRYYISKDGSLAMHTYSRFDVPPSSEIIKVDGHNTIKALTDNAELKAKLAKLDLPQHQFFQVKARDGVALDGWVMFPPHMDKSKKYPIIFYVYGEPWGSTVQDVWSGDNYLWSSMMAQHGFIMVSVDNRGTRAPKGREWRKSIYKKIGIITVRDQVDALDAIAKRWPQVDSARVGVWGHSGGGSSTLNLLFRHGDKFKVGAAFAPVADIRLYDSIYQERYSGNPKTDPDSYTQSSPITFAKNLTGKLLLVHGTGDDNVHYQGTEELINELVKYNKQFEFMSYPNRTHALKEGEGTTLHRQTLKTDFFEKYLLKPAQ; encoded by the coding sequence ATGAATATCTATAAATCTCTACTATGTGTGGCGCCTATGCTATTGAGTCTGTGTGGCTGTGCCTCTTCGGTAGCGCCGGAGGATACCAGCGCTAAACTCACCCTCAAACGTATTTACCAGGACAAGGAATTCGAACCGCAACGTGCGCCTTATTTCCGCTGGCTGGATGACGGCAGCGGTTATACCGTGCTGGAACCGCGTGACAAACAAGCCGAAACCAAGCCAAAAGCAGGTGAAGAGGAACATGGTGTCAAAGGCAGTGACATTGTGTTTTATAAAGCTGATGGCAGCGGTCGCCAAGTGCTGGTGTCGCTGGAGCAGTTAACCCCCCAAGGTGCCAAAGAAGCGCTTACCATTGAAGATTACCAATGGTCAGATGATGGCCAATGGTTGTTAGTTTTCACTAATGGGCAGAAGGTGTGGCGCAGCCGCACTCGCGGCGATTTCTGGGTGCTGAATCTCAAGAGCAACAAACTGTACCAGCTCGGGGGCGCACAACCTGCCGCCAAGAAGCTGATGTTTGCCAAGTTCTCGCCTGACAGTAAACGTGTCGCCTATGTTCAGGATAACAATATCTACCTGGAATCGCTGGGCAGCAGCAAAGTAACACAGCTCACTCATGATGGTAGCGATACCTTAATCAATGGCCATTTTGACTGGGTCTATGAAGAGGAATTCACCATCAAGGATGGTTTTCTTTGGAGCCCCGACAGTCAGAATATCGCCTATTGGCAGCTTGATAGCAGTGGTGTGAAGTTATTCACCATGATCAATAACACCGCGGGGCTGTATCCAACCATCACCCAGTTCCCCTATCCGAAAGCCGGTGAACAGAATTCTGCCGTGCGCATCGGGGTGGTGAATGTGCAAGACGGAAAAACCCGCTGGGCACCATTACCTGGTGACAATCGTGACCGTTACGTGCCACGTATCAGTTGGGCGGGGACCAGTGAAGCAGTGCTGATCCAGGATGTGAATCGGCCGCAGAATACCAACGTTTTGCGTTTGTTCGATTGGCAGAAACAACAGCTGACCACCATCATGACCGAGCATGATGATGCGTTCCTGGAGTGGTACTATCCGGCCGAGTGGGAAAAAGATGGCCGTCATTTTATCTGGCACAGTGAACGCGACGGTTGGCGTCATCTGTACCGGGTTTCCCGTGATGGCAAAAGTGTGGTGGACCTGACACCAGGGGACTACGATGTAGTCGACCTGCTGACACTGAATGAAGCTACCAACAGCCTTTATTTTACTGCCTCACCGAACCATCCGGAGGCACGCTATCTGTTTAAGGCCAGTCTTGATGGCAGCGGTAAGGTTACTCGCATAACCCCGGAAAATTTCAGTGGCAATAACCGTTACTACATCTCCAAAGATGGCAGTCTGGCAATGCACACTTATAGCCGCTTTGATGTGCCGCCTTCCAGCGAAATCATCAAAGTCGACGGCCATAACACCATTAAAGCGCTGACTGATAACGCCGAACTGAAAGCCAAACTGGCCAAACTGGATCTGCCGCAGCATCAGTTTTTCCAGGTGAAGGCGCGTGACGGTGTAGCGCTGGATGGGTGGGTGATGTTTCCGCCGCATATGGATAAATCCAAAAAGTACCCGATTATTTTTTACGTCTACGGCGAACCCTGGGGTTCAACCGTGCAGGATGTCTGGAGCGGCGATAACTATCTGTGGTCCAGCATGATGGCACAGCATGGTTTTATCATGGTGTCAGTCGATAACCGCGGTACCCGCGCCCCCAAAGGTCGCGAATGGCGTAAATCTATCTATAAGAAAATCGGCATCATTACGGTACGGGATCAGGTAGATGCGTTGGATGCCATCGCCAAACGCTGGCCCCAGGTAGATAGCGCACGCGTGGGTGTCTGGGGCCATTCAGGTGGAGGCAGCTCGACCCTGAATTTGCTGTTCCGCCATGGTGACAAGTTCAAGGTCGGCGCGGCATTTGCGCCGGTTGCGGATATTCGTCTGTATGACTCCATTTATCAGGAGCGTTACTCTGGCAATCCGAAAACTGATCCGGATAGTTACACCCAGAGCTCACCGATCACCTTTGCCAAAAACCTCACAGGCAAGTTACTGCTGGTGCATGGCACCGGTGATGACAACGTGCATTATCAGGGCACGGAAGAGCTGATCAACGAACTGGTGAAATACAACAAGCAGTTTGAGTTTATGTCGTACCCCAACCGTACCCACGCGCTCAAAGAAGGCGAGGGGACGACGTTGCATCGACAGACGCTGAAGACCGACTTCTTCGAGAAATATCTGCTTAAACCCGCCCAATAA
- a CDS encoding 2'-5' RNA ligase family protein — MSLGASSSQAAQMLDVYAIPSKPIVQLVSNTSQQLATYGMQSFYQQGLPVHITLYLTAFPDGSDAAIKQAVQQLSQQNQPLPLVAKGFTVTKGNWAFIEVERSPALQRLADAVTLALAPLRDPNPVLPAWVKAYPDKLAAFERYGSPNVFQNFEPHLTLLAAEKNPQLATFQQLMQQHLPSAEGEIIGLGIGVTDEWGQQRQVLAEYLFK; from the coding sequence GTGTCACTTGGCGCAAGCAGCAGTCAGGCGGCACAAATGCTGGATGTTTATGCCATTCCTTCCAAACCGATAGTGCAGTTGGTGAGTAACACCAGCCAGCAGTTAGCCACTTATGGCATGCAAAGTTTTTATCAGCAAGGGCTTCCGGTACATATCACTTTGTATCTGACCGCTTTCCCTGACGGAAGCGACGCCGCTATCAAACAGGCGGTACAGCAATTGAGTCAGCAGAATCAGCCGCTGCCACTGGTTGCCAAAGGTTTTACGGTGACTAAAGGTAACTGGGCCTTTATTGAGGTGGAGCGTAGTCCTGCATTGCAACGCTTGGCAGATGCAGTGACTTTAGCGCTAGCGCCGCTGCGCGATCCGAATCCAGTGCTGCCTGCGTGGGTGAAGGCCTACCCGGATAAACTGGCAGCATTCGAGCGTTATGGTAGCCCCAATGTCTTTCAGAATTTTGAGCCACATTTGACGCTGTTAGCGGCAGAGAAAAATCCGCAACTGGCGACATTCCAGCAATTGATGCAGCAACACCTCCCCAGTGCTGAAGGTGAGATTATCGGCTTGGGGATTGGGGTCACTGATGAGTGGGGACAGCAGCGTCAGGTGTTAGCGGAGTACTTATTTAAGTAA
- the yegD gene encoding molecular chaperone has product MFIGFDYGTSNCSVAHMVNGEPQLLPLENASHYLPSTLAAPTRESVSEYLFRHYQIQPLDAVGQQLLRRSVATNREEGINLHAEDLLFGQAALELYLAHPQDLYYVKSPKSFLGAMGLHEVQLSFFEDLVCAMMANIKRRAEQISQQTIDDTVIGRPINFQGSGGEASNHQAENILRRAATRAGFRQIEFQFEPVAAGLEYEAGLTQEQTVLVVDIGGGTTDCSLLQMGPNWRKKKDRNDSLLAHSGQRVGGNDLDIHLAFRQLMPHFGLGSLLESGLEMPMKQLWNPVAINDLSAQNDFYGQRNLAELKLLHKEAQQPQKLARLLQVYHDTLGYSLVRRAEEAKIALSQQPEFHSTLTLATEALPVTIHYDEMLQALDGPKQQITKLVREALTQGGCTPDVIFMTGGSARSPVLRQAVAEVLPQVPLVSGNDFGSVTAGLARWAEVCFG; this is encoded by the coding sequence ATGTTTATCGGGTTTGATTACGGCACATCTAACTGCTCAGTCGCGCATATGGTGAATGGCGAGCCGCAGCTGCTACCACTGGAAAATGCCAGCCACTATTTGCCATCAACACTGGCGGCGCCGACCCGCGAATCCGTTTCCGAATACCTGTTTCGTCATTATCAGATCCAGCCGTTAGATGCAGTTGGTCAGCAGTTGCTGCGCCGTTCTGTCGCAACGAACCGCGAAGAAGGCATCAACCTGCACGCGGAAGATTTGCTGTTTGGTCAGGCGGCACTGGAGCTGTATCTGGCGCATCCGCAAGACCTGTATTACGTCAAATCACCGAAGTCATTTCTGGGTGCGATGGGTTTGCATGAGGTGCAACTGAGCTTTTTTGAAGATCTGGTGTGCGCCATGATGGCCAACATCAAACGGCGAGCAGAACAGATCAGCCAGCAAACGATTGACGATACAGTGATTGGTCGGCCGATTAACTTCCAGGGCAGCGGCGGCGAAGCATCCAACCATCAGGCAGAAAACATCTTGCGCCGCGCCGCCACCCGTGCCGGATTCCGGCAGATTGAATTTCAATTCGAACCGGTCGCTGCCGGGCTGGAATATGAAGCCGGGCTGACACAGGAACAAACCGTATTAGTAGTCGACATCGGTGGCGGGACTACCGACTGTTCACTGCTACAGATGGGCCCCAACTGGCGCAAGAAAAAAGACCGCAATGACAGTCTGTTGGCACACAGCGGCCAGCGCGTTGGTGGTAACGATCTGGATATTCATCTGGCATTTCGTCAGTTAATGCCACACTTCGGCTTGGGCAGTTTGCTGGAATCCGGGCTGGAGATGCCGATGAAACAGCTGTGGAATCCAGTGGCAATAAATGATCTGTCCGCACAAAATGATTTTTATGGGCAGCGCAATCTGGCAGAGCTCAAACTACTGCATAAGGAAGCGCAACAACCGCAGAAACTGGCTCGCCTGTTACAGGTGTATCACGACACGCTCGGCTACAGTTTGGTTCGCCGTGCCGAAGAAGCCAAAATCGCCCTGTCACAACAGCCGGAATTTCACAGCACACTGACATTAGCAACGGAAGCGCTGCCGGTGACCATCCATTACGATGAGATGTTGCAAGCGTTGGATGGCCCCAAACAGCAGATCACTAAGCTGGTACGGGAAGCCTTAACCCAAGGAGGCTGTACGCCGGACGTGATCTTTATGACTGGCGGTTCGGCGCGTTCTCCCGTCTTGCGGCAGGCGGTCGCAGAAGTATTACCACAGGTGCCTTTAGTCAGCGGTAACGACTTCGGCTCAGTCACCGCCGGGTTGGCGCGTTGGGCCGAGGTGTGTTTCGGCTGA